One window from the genome of Moorena sp. SIOASIH encodes:
- a CDS encoding DUF928 domain-containing protein yields MATPGVVARAEYEPPEDEKTADKETTTNTGTTRGCDEGDIPLTVLASQNYVGQTTSTHPTFAWFVPDSKSLELTFTIYSRGSDGKFTKVRSISLQSSPGIMKLSPFPEGEPGLSVGKDYFWQVVILCDPSYPSSAVVDRVQIEVVEMPPDLQEKLDNAVDSAEKADLYAEAGFWYNALDEALKLAEESKLGVVASALLEDLAQWEKPKPSEELTEEERESIEKRMGYLINIAKDAR; encoded by the coding sequence GTGGCAACTCCGGGAGTTGTAGCTAGAGCTGAGTATGAGCCTCCTGAGGATGAAAAAACTGCCGATAAAGAGACCACAACGAATACGGGAACGACTAGGGGGTGTGATGAAGGAGATATACCGTTAACGGTTCTTGCCTCTCAAAATTATGTTGGGCAAACCACTTCTACCCATCCAACATTTGCTTGGTTTGTGCCTGACTCCAAATCCTTAGAGCTGACATTCACGATCTACAGCCGTGGCTCAGATGGTAAATTCACAAAAGTCCGTAGCATCTCATTGCAAAGTTCACCAGGGATTATGAAGCTATCCCCCTTTCCAGAAGGTGAACCAGGGCTTTCAGTGGGCAAAGACTATTTCTGGCAAGTTGTAATCCTTTGTGATCCTAGTTACCCATCAAGTGCTGTAGTAGACAGAGTACAAATAGAGGTTGTGGAGATGCCGCCAGATTTACAAGAGAAACTTGACAATGCAGTCGATAGCGCCGAAAAAGCAGATCTCTATGCTGAGGCTGGTTTCTGGTACAACGCACTAGATGAAGCCCTCAAACTGGCTGAAGAGTCGAAACTTGGAGTTGTGGCATCTGCTCTGTTGGAAGACCTGGCTCAGTGGGAAAAACCAAAACCATCAGAAGAATTGACCGAAGAGGAGCGGGAATCGATTGAAAAACGGATGGGGTACTTGATAAACATTGCTAAGGATGCCCGATAA
- a CDS encoding CHAT domain-containing protein: MSSKPKSRSDRFLGILFFLSLTVCIGLGHLPSIAQPAEPGNMATTQADNPSQLVQQGVEYYQAGDYQAAIEPWQNALTLYQQSNNYTNSAIVRENLARANQKIGHIQEAITNWEQAILDYQQLRNWQQMGRMKTELAQAYNSFGQPRKALALLCGAPDADENSTNKPSCVQDSALKVARAHQDWKGEAAALGSMGNAYILRGDYDQGIQCLQTGLGIDKNVEFDISPQRTKDCKIDTLGKNYTAKILADSPYRSSFLNDLGNAYFSKAQRWERWASSAEKRGAEETTKEFRKNANNNYNQAGEYFQQSLELARTQNHQPAQMRALRNLIRLSYRPEESISIERNQWVQEAQELLKELPDSQDKVYAAIDLAKLEQPMTVVTDTSQHNSCGKRQLEAETETLLNQAISIAQRLKDYRSESFALGELGHLYYCRQDYQNALDFTQKAWWMADQNLSAKDSLYLWQWQLGQIFQAQGNEDEAVNAYKEAIATLEGFEGEQGKGEQGKGEQGIRTEILIAQRNLQFDFRDTIEPLYREFAQLTLKRADSLSSESEQYQTELNSALKTVDSLKLAELQNYFGNDCILTLFNQKQIDELVTKDTAVFSFMILEERAAIMVSLPNGDKRLKKFKFSDVDSQTLIKEVKDFWRKIQQHNDLTKAFFKPAQNLYNLLIAPFASDLESAQIKTLVFIQDGILRSIPMAALHDGKEFLVEKYAIATTPSLTLTNPQALNRQKLGVLALGLTQRAVIDGESFDKLENVRKEIENVKAQFPASKTLLDDQFTRKSLQQELQQKVYPILHIATHGKFGTIPEDTFLVTGNNEKLTITELEQDIRRLSRGSKPVELLVLTACQTATGDDRTTLGLAGIILQAGVRSALASLWYIRDNYTSELVTKFYHNLQSEMSKAQALKEAQQDMIRINIHPAYWAPFIIIGNWL, encoded by the coding sequence ATGTCGAGTAAACCTAAATCCAGGAGCGATCGCTTTTTAGGAATACTATTCTTCTTGAGCCTTACCGTTTGTATAGGGCTAGGTCATCTTCCCTCAATTGCTCAACCAGCTGAACCGGGAAATATGGCAACCACCCAGGCTGATAATCCCAGTCAACTGGTGCAACAAGGGGTTGAGTACTACCAAGCCGGAGATTATCAAGCTGCCATAGAGCCTTGGCAAAATGCCTTGACGCTCTACCAACAGAGCAACAACTATACCAATAGCGCAATTGTCCGGGAAAATCTGGCCAGAGCCAATCAAAAGATTGGTCACATCCAGGAGGCAATCACTAACTGGGAGCAAGCCATCCTTGACTATCAACAGCTAAGAAACTGGCAACAAATGGGGCGAATGAAAACGGAATTGGCTCAAGCCTACAATAGTTTTGGACAACCGAGAAAAGCTCTGGCGCTGCTATGTGGAGCCCCTGATGCCGATGAAAATTCTACAAACAAACCCAGTTGTGTCCAAGACAGTGCCTTGAAAGTTGCTCGCGCTCATCAGGATTGGAAGGGAGAGGCTGCTGCTTTGGGAAGTATGGGGAATGCCTATATTCTCAGAGGGGATTATGACCAAGGGATTCAATGTTTACAGACTGGTTTAGGGATTGATAAAAACGTTGAGTTTGATATCAGCCCCCAACGCACAAAAGACTGTAAGATAGATACTTTGGGCAAAAATTACACAGCCAAGATTCTCGCCGATAGTCCCTATCGCAGTTCATTTCTTAACGACCTAGGAAATGCTTACTTTAGCAAAGCTCAACGTTGGGAGCGCTGGGCTAGCTCTGCCGAAAAGCGGGGAGCGGAAGAAACAACCAAGGAATTTAGAAAAAATGCCAACAATAATTACAATCAAGCTGGGGAATATTTTCAGCAAAGTCTCGAACTAGCGCGCACTCAAAATCACCAACCTGCTCAAATGCGAGCATTGCGCAATTTGATTCGACTGTCCTACCGCCCTGAAGAATCAATATCAATCGAGCGTAACCAATGGGTTCAAGAGGCTCAGGAATTGTTGAAGGAACTACCGGATTCTCAGGACAAAGTCTACGCAGCCATCGATTTAGCTAAACTGGAGCAACCGATGACTGTGGTTACTGACACGTCCCAACACAATTCCTGTGGCAAACGTCAGCTAGAAGCAGAGACTGAAACACTCCTCAATCAAGCCATCTCAATTGCTCAACGCCTTAAGGACTACCGTTCCGAGTCTTTTGCCCTCGGTGAATTGGGTCATCTCTATTACTGCCGCCAAGACTATCAAAACGCCCTAGACTTCACTCAAAAGGCATGGTGGATGGCTGACCAAAATCTATCCGCAAAAGATAGCTTGTATTTGTGGCAGTGGCAGCTTGGTCAAATTTTCCAAGCCCAAGGTAACGAAGATGAGGCCGTTAATGCTTATAAAGAAGCGATCGCTACCTTAGAAGGTTTTGAAGGTGAACAGGGTAAAGGTGAACAGGGTAAAGGTGAACAGGGTATCCGAACCGAAATTCTGATTGCTCAGCGAAACTTACAATTCGACTTTCGGGATACCATTGAGCCTCTGTACCGCGAGTTTGCTCAGCTAACACTCAAGCGTGCCGATTCATTATCCTCTGAGTCTGAGCAGTACCAGACAGAGCTGAATTCTGCCCTAAAAACCGTTGATTCCCTGAAACTAGCAGAGCTACAAAATTACTTCGGGAATGATTGTATTTTAACACTCTTCAACCAGAAACAAATTGATGAGCTGGTCACCAAAGATACAGCCGTCTTTAGCTTTATGATTCTGGAAGAGAGAGCTGCTATTATGGTTAGTCTACCAAACGGCGATAAAAGGTTAAAAAAGTTTAAGTTTTCAGATGTTGATAGTCAAACGCTAATCAAAGAAGTCAAGGACTTTTGGAGAAAAATACAGCAACATAATGACCTCACTAAAGCTTTCTTCAAACCAGCACAAAACCTGTATAACTTGCTGATTGCTCCATTTGCCTCTGATTTAGAGTCAGCCCAGATAAAAACACTCGTTTTTATTCAGGACGGCATCTTGCGTAGCATTCCCATGGCGGCACTCCATGATGGTAAGGAATTTTTGGTAGAAAAATATGCCATTGCCACAACTCCCAGTCTTACCCTAACCAATCCCCAAGCCTTGAACCGTCAAAAACTAGGAGTACTCGCTTTGGGATTAACTCAACGAGCGGTCATTGATGGTGAAAGTTTCGATAAACTGGAAAACGTCCGTAAGGAAATCGAAAACGTCAAAGCTCAATTCCCAGCAAGCAAAACCCTGTTGGATGATCAATTTACCCGCAAGAGCTTGCAGCAAGAACTCCAACAAAAAGTTTACCCAATTCTTCACATTGCCACTCACGGTAAGTTCGGCACAATTCCAGAGGACACTTTTTTAGTCACAGGTAATAATGAAAAGCTCACAATCACTGAGCTAGAGCAAGACATCCGCCGCTTAAGTCGTGGATCTAAACCAGTAGAGTTGCTTGTGCTTACCGCTTGTCAAACTGCGACAGGAGACGACCGTACAACTCTAGGTCTAGCTGGCATAATTTTACAAGCTGGTGTCAGAAGCGCCCTAGCTTCCCTTTGGTATATTCGAGATAACTATACTTCAGAGTTAGTTACTAAGTTTTACCATAACCTCCAATCGGAAATGAGCAAAGCACAAGCTCTAAAAGAAGCTCAACAAGACATGATTCGTATCAATATCCACCCCGCCTATTGGGCACCATTCATCATCATTGGTAATTGGCTGTAG
- a CDS encoding filamentous hemagglutinin N-terminal domain-containing protein yields MVNQSSGRCCGLLKVASCLTLGVFFPFDKHQALAEVTPDTTLGAESSRVTPDAQVRGGLADLIEGGAERGANLFHSFTDFNVEELQRVYFANPAGIENIISRVTGTNPSSILGTLGVDGAANLFLLNPHGIIFGANAQLDIQGSFVASTANSITFGDGSSFSANPDNSSLLTVSVPLGLQYGTNQAGAIANAGNLAVGSGQTLSLSGGTVTSTGSLTAAGGRVEVLGNQVSLLENARIDVSSDTGGGTVLIGGDFQGNGTVPNAVHTFVGSDVTINADALTNGDGGKVSVWADQTARVHGTVTARGGTVSGDGGFIETSAQQFLNLTSTPDASAPNGSGGTWLIDPTDITLANGGGAAIGTNTVDVANINAALNRGTNVTISTSIGGTDQGNITQNNDAPIRKTAGGDATLTLQAENDIFLNADITSNSGQLNIELLADSDNSGAGAIGIFNATIDTNGGDFSTLGRGTNNSNGWGHDITNSNINARGGNLKLEGTGIADGTGNGIGIFMNNSELKTTGLGTITLIGNGGIGGDFSIGVDVTNNTIISSENGDIRLTGIAKGFNNGRGIQIRDNGLVRSTGTGNIVLSGTTTGTGNDNYGILIWEQFPAGGPSVVEATGTGNITLEGISGIGTDQNHGISIWFGSRVSATTGNLSLTGTGNGTGNFNTGIFINSGSVVETTNGTIDLEGFSGSGANFNHGILLQDANSRISSINGDITLTGANNAAQTSAGTTNHGIFIRVDGLVQSSGNITLTGTTNGTGLNREGISIVRGGRVESTGTGMITMTGNGGNGGIGSDGNQGIVVLDPNTRVTSVDGDILLRGISRGTGTKNYGIWLGRAGDGLVRTTGTGNITLEGIISGIGNNSEGIFFGDGGAIEAIGSGNITLTADEITIPSNLAEIRGANRLQLQPLDPTLGITIGGTTTDTRLNLDSSELNTLQNGFAQILIGRDNSSGAIAILPAAFNSPTTIQTPVTGGTITTTGAINTNNNPLTFIAGSDVTFNNDINTGSGNLSVLGSTITQTSGSLFVNGDAFFTSTLANAGNVSVTNTKPTTVGYSIIGGNFTLNSGLPITQVPGEPLQVAGEISVNGGGSQPLINTIGDFSQETLLPNGNLIITQLGTVNLEANTVTGNLTVNSLPAAVVSFNQVLDNPAITLNQDNSFGGTLRFNTTTDAILLEGTPGIIQTGTQTVSGTATFNANTGNISLNEPANQFGNLAFTGNDVSIRESDGTNLITSSATGNLNLTSGGMITQDIGASLTVVGDTSLTTTLPNAGNVTITNSNATIIGNSLIGGDFTINSTGPIFQAPGEILQVAGNTIPNAPSDNLEPTGNNNILPRITLPNGDVIITDVGLITLNAETISGNLTVNSLDRRLTLNNNEAFNQSTAIELAQSGNSFGGALRINTEAPPTRLDTGTPEIIQNGSLNVSGTASFNAENGKITLNNSDNQFGNLKFEGSNISINESDSTNLLNSTYAGNVTITSGGAIAQIGSLSIIGSNNQERSLIIKAIGDINTQDIISPSGSITLTSNNGSIDTTEGILSTFSSGSGGPITLSADGDLNLGSLDSGGRDVAGGDITLNSNGAIIAKNQLITTDTDGSGKAGDINIKAQSVSFTGTKVSTRTRGDGLGGNLNINASDSINIINGSRLLIQTYGTGDAGNATINTQQLVVKNDQPELNRFTGIGTETFSSGNAGKLTINASESVILSGNQSIVFNPDPLDINSLRQVAETATGLTTATVFGSGDAGKLSLTTSSLVIQNGAGIISAAILRETNDGQFTLFEGKGGELRITADSIEIQGQAGIATATLGNGDAGNLFLNSGRITLEEGAIISADTITGPVATFINASGNAGDITIETNQLSVRSGSRIGAATANAGKGGTITINASEFIEVTGLSKDGEVPSTISTEVLKGATESAGDVTITTSNLTVTDRGQISAQSQGEGDAGNININVSDRLTATDGNIITATTQSAGGAIDIIAKNIRLRGDSDITTSVFSGADNGGNITITTDSLIAFADSDILAFARDGRGGNITFTTPIFFGFAFRPAPPGTDPATLDNNNRVDINASAAIPGDIDIPNLDFIQNSLTELPDNLIDTDNLLANSCIVRTSEQEGKFIITGGGNLPTRPGDASVSRYPTGEVRTVTSQSASRPWQKGDPIVEATGVYQLPNGNLVMGRECS; encoded by the coding sequence ATGGTTAATCAATCTTCGGGTCGTTGCTGTGGCTTATTGAAAGTAGCCAGTTGCTTAACGCTCGGTGTGTTTTTTCCCTTTGATAAACATCAAGCCTTGGCTGAGGTGACACCAGATACGACTTTAGGGGCTGAAAGTTCTCGGGTTACGCCTGATGCTCAGGTTAGGGGAGGGCTAGCGGATTTGATAGAAGGTGGAGCAGAACGAGGGGCAAATCTGTTCCACAGTTTTACTGATTTTAATGTTGAGGAGTTACAACGGGTTTATTTTGCTAATCCAGCAGGGATTGAAAATATTATCTCACGGGTGACTGGAACTAATCCCTCAAGTATTTTGGGAACCTTGGGAGTCGATGGTGCTGCTAATCTATTTTTACTGAATCCCCATGGGATTATCTTTGGAGCCAATGCTCAACTGGATATTCAGGGTTCGTTTGTGGCGAGTACAGCGAATTCGATCACCTTTGGGGATGGGTCATCCTTTAGTGCCAATCCCGACAATTCGTCGTTGTTAACGGTAAGTGTGCCTTTGGGATTGCAATATGGGACGAATCAAGCTGGTGCGATCGCTAATGCTGGCAATTTAGCAGTTGGTTCCGGACAAACGCTCAGCTTATCCGGTGGTACGGTAACTAGCACTGGCTCCCTGACAGCAGCTGGTGGCCGGGTTGAGGTTCTCGGAAATCAGGTTAGCTTGTTGGAGAATGCCCGAATTGATGTCTCGTCTGACACCGGTGGCGGTACAGTATTGATTGGGGGAGACTTTCAGGGTAATGGCACCGTTCCCAATGCAGTACATACCTTTGTTGGCTCCGATGTAACGATTAATGCCGATGCCTTGACCAATGGGGATGGGGGCAAGGTGAGTGTTTGGGCGGATCAGACAGCAAGGGTTCACGGAACGGTTACAGCAAGGGGAGGAACTGTTTCCGGTGATGGGGGATTTATTGAAACCTCTGCTCAACAGTTTCTTAATCTCACCAGTACTCCCGATGCTAGTGCTCCTAATGGCAGTGGTGGCACCTGGCTAATCGATCCCACTGATATCACACTCGCCAATGGTGGTGGTGCTGCTATTGGTACGAATACAGTTGATGTTGCTAATATTAATGCTGCCCTGAATAGGGGCACCAACGTCACAATTTCAACAAGTATCGGTGGCACTGATCAAGGTAACATTACTCAGAACAATGATGCACCAATTCGCAAGACAGCAGGTGGAGACGCAACTCTTACCTTGCAGGCAGAAAACGATATTTTTCTGAACGCTGATATTACTTCCAATAGCGGTCAGTTGAATATAGAGCTGTTGGCTGATAGTGACAATAGCGGAGCAGGCGCTATTGGTATTTTTAATGCCACGATTGATACTAATGGCGGTGATTTCAGTACTTTGGGCAGGGGAACGAATAATTCCAATGGCTGGGGACACGATATTACCAACAGTAACATAAACGCTAGAGGTGGCAATCTTAAATTAGAGGGGACGGGAATAGCTGATGGCACTGGTAATGGCATCGGCATTTTTATGAATAACAGCGAATTAAAAACCACCGGGCTAGGGACGATTACTCTAATTGGCAATGGTGGAATCGGAGGGGATTTTAGCATTGGCGTTGATGTTACGAACAACACGATCATTAGTTCAGAAAATGGGGATATTAGGCTAACAGGTATTGCCAAAGGTTTTAATAATGGAAGAGGTATTCAAATTCGTGACAATGGTCTAGTACGTTCCACTGGGACGGGGAATATTGTTCTGAGTGGTACTACTACCGGTACTGGCAATGACAACTATGGCATCCTAATTTGGGAACAGTTCCCCGCTGGAGGTCCTAGTGTGGTAGAAGCCACTGGAACAGGGAACATAACCCTAGAAGGTATTAGTGGTATTGGGACAGACCAGAATCACGGGATAAGTATTTGGTTCGGTTCTAGGGTTTCTGCAACAACTGGAAATCTTAGCTTGACAGGTACTGGAAACGGCACTGGAAACTTTAATACAGGTATTTTCATTAACTCTGGCAGTGTGGTAGAAACAACCAATGGCACCATTGACCTAGAGGGTTTCAGCGGGAGTGGAGCAAATTTTAATCACGGAATACTACTTCAAGATGCAAACTCTAGAATTAGTTCGATTAATGGAGATATAACTCTGACTGGCGCTAATAATGCTGCTCAAACATCTGCTGGAACAACCAATCACGGCATTTTTATTAGAGTAGACGGTTTAGTGCAATCCAGCGGGAATATTACCTTGACAGGTACGACTAATGGAACTGGTTTGAACCGTGAGGGCATTTCGATTGTACGTGGCGGTCGGGTAGAATCCACCGGAACAGGAATGATTACCATGACTGGAAATGGGGGGAATGGTGGAATCGGGTCCGACGGGAATCAAGGAATCGTTGTTTTAGATCCCAACACTAGAGTGACATCGGTAGATGGCGATATCCTCTTGAGAGGAATTAGCAGAGGAACCGGAACTAAAAATTACGGTATTTGGTTGGGTAGAGCTGGGGATGGCTTAGTCCGAACTACTGGAACTGGAAACATTACTCTAGAGGGCATTATTAGCGGCATTGGCAATAACAGTGAGGGGATTTTCTTTGGTGATGGAGGTGCAATTGAAGCTATTGGCAGTGGAAACATCACCCTCACCGCTGATGAAATTACTATCCCTAGTAATCTGGCTGAAATTAGAGGCGCGAACCGCCTTCAGCTACAGCCCCTTGACCCTACTTTGGGCATCACTATCGGTGGGACTACTACTGATACCCGCTTAAATTTAGATAGCAGCGAACTCAACACATTACAAAACGGGTTTGCCCAGATTCTGATTGGGCGAGACAACAGCAGCGGTGCGATCGCTATTTTGCCTGCTGCCTTCAACAGTCCTACTACGATTCAAACTCCAGTTACAGGCGGGACAATTACAACAACTGGAGCCATTAACACCAACAATAACCCCCTGACCTTCATTGCCGGTAGCGACGTTACCTTTAACAATGACATCAATACAGGTAGTGGTAATCTTAGTGTTTTAGGGAGTACCATTACCCAAACTAGCGGCAGTCTGTTTGTGAATGGGGATGCCTTCTTCACTAGCACTCTAGCCAATGCAGGTAATGTTAGTGTTACCAACACTAAACCTACCACTGTTGGTTACTCCATTATTGGGGGCAACTTCACTCTCAACTCTGGTCTACCAATTACTCAAGTTCCCGGCGAACCCTTGCAAGTCGCTGGAGAGATCTCAGTAAATGGGGGAGGTAGCCAACCCCTAATTAACACTATTGGTGACTTTTCTCAAGAGACTCTCCTACCCAATGGGAATTTGATTATTACTCAGCTGGGAACAGTTAACCTAGAGGCCAACACCGTCACAGGTAACCTGACAGTAAATAGCTTACCAGCAGCCGTTGTCAGTTTTAACCAGGTTCTGGATAACCCTGCCATCACTCTTAATCAAGACAATTCCTTTGGCGGTACCCTCCGGTTTAACACCACCACCGATGCCATCTTGTTGGAAGGTACCCCCGGTATTATTCAAACTGGCACTCAAACTGTCAGTGGTACCGCTACTTTCAACGCCAACACTGGCAATATTAGTCTCAACGAACCAGCTAATCAGTTTGGTAATCTCGCCTTCACCGGTAATGATGTCTCTATCCGTGAGAGTGACGGGACAAATCTGATCACTTCCTCTGCCACTGGTAACTTGAACTTAACCTCTGGAGGCATGATTACTCAAGATATAGGAGCATCATTAACTGTTGTAGGAGATACCAGCCTCACCACTACCCTCCCCAACGCTGGCAATGTCACAATTACTAACAGTAATGCCACCATCATCGGTAACTCCCTGATTGGTGGGGATTTTACGATAAACTCTACTGGACCAATTTTCCAAGCCCCTGGGGAAATCTTACAAGTAGCAGGGAACACTATTCCAAACGCTCCTAGTGACAATTTAGAGCCTACTGGCAACAATAATATTTTGCCTCGAATAACCTTGCCCAATGGGGATGTGATTATCACTGACGTGGGACTGATCACCCTAAATGCCGAAACTATCTCTGGCAATCTAACCGTCAACAGCTTAGATAGAAGACTGACTTTAAACAACAATGAAGCCTTTAACCAAAGTACAGCGATTGAATTAGCTCAATCTGGAAACTCCTTTGGTGGGGCATTGAGAATAAATACTGAGGCACCCCCAACTCGCCTCGATACAGGTACTCCCGAAATTATCCAAAATGGTTCTCTAAATGTTAGCGGTACTGCTAGCTTCAATGCTGAGAATGGCAAGATTACTCTCAATAACTCAGACAATCAGTTTGGGAATCTTAAATTTGAAGGGAGTAACATCTCAATCAACGAAAGTGACTCTACCAACTTACTAAACTCAACTTATGCTGGTAATGTAACAATTACTTCCGGTGGTGCGATCGCACAAATCGGTAGCCTTAGTATTATAGGTTCAAACAATCAAGAAAGAAGCTTGATCATCAAGGCCATCGGAGACATTAATACTCAGGATATTATTAGTCCAAGTGGCTCGATTACCCTCACCAGCAACAATGGTAGTATCGATACTACGGAAGGTATTCTCAGCACATTTTCCTCTGGCAGTGGCGGACCGATAACCTTGTCTGCTGACGGTGACCTTAACCTTGGTTCTCTTGATTCTGGTGGTCGCGATGTTGCAGGGGGTGATATTACGTTAAATAGCAACGGTGCAATCATAGCAAAAAATCAGCTTATTACTACCGACACTGATGGCTCCGGTAAGGCTGGTGATATTAATATCAAGGCTCAATCTGTTTCCTTTACTGGGACGAAAGTATCGACGAGGACTCGTGGGGATGGCTTGGGAGGAAATCTCAACATTAATGCCTCTGATTCCATCAATATAATCAATGGTAGTCGATTGCTTATCCAGACATATGGGACTGGCGATGCTGGCAACGCAACCATTAATACTCAGCAATTGGTTGTAAAAAATGACCAACCTGAATTGAATAGGTTTACTGGAATAGGAACAGAAACATTCAGCAGTGGCAATGCAGGAAAATTAACCATCAATGCTTCCGAGTCTGTTATACTAAGCGGCAATCAATCAATAGTATTTAATCCTGATCCTCTAGACATAAACTCACTTCGCCAGGTAGCTGAAACTGCTACAGGTTTGACAACAGCAACTGTTTTTGGGAGTGGTGATGCTGGTAAGTTAAGCCTTACTACTAGTAGTTTAGTCATTCAGAATGGAGCTGGAATTATTTCAGCAGCTATTTTACGTGAAACAAATGATGGACAATTTACCTTGTTTGAGGGAAAAGGCGGAGAGTTACGTATAACTGCTGATTCTATCGAGATTCAAGGTCAGGCAGGCATAGCGACTGCTACTCTCGGAAATGGTGATGCAGGAAACTTATTTTTAAATTCTGGCAGAATAACTCTTGAGGAGGGAGCTATAATTTCGGCAGATACAATTACTGGTCCTGTTGCTACTTTTATTAATGCTTCCGGAAATGCCGGGGATATAACTATTGAAACCAACCAACTGAGCGTCCGCAGTGGTTCACGCATTGGCGCAGCAACCGCAAATGCAGGTAAAGGAGGAACTATAACCATCAATGCCTCAGAATTTATAGAAGTAACTGGTCTTTCTAAGGATGGCGAAGTGCCCAGTACTATATCTACAGAAGTACTGAAAGGTGCAACAGAGTCTGCCGGAGACGTGACAATTACTACTTCCAATTTAACCGTCACAGATAGAGGCCAGATATCTGCCCAAAGTCAAGGAGAAGGCGACGCTGGCAACATCAATATCAATGTCTCAGACAGGTTAACAGCTACTGACGGCAATATCATTACTGCTACCACTCAATCTGCCGGAGGTGCTATCGATATCATAGCCAAAAATATTAGGCTACGGGGTGACAGTGACATCACCACTAGTGTCTTCAGCGGTGCTGACAACGGGGGCAATATTACCATCACCACTGACTCCCTCATTGCCTTTGCTGACAGCGACATCCTGGCCTTTGCCCGTGATGGCCGAGGAGGTAATATTACCTTCACAACCCCCATCTTCTTCGGCTTTGCCTTCCGTCCAGCACCACCAGGTACTGACCCAGCTACTTTAGATAATAATAACCGAGTCGATATCAATGCTAGTGCTGCTATCCCTGGGGATATCGATATACCCAACCTCGATTTTATCCAAAACAGCCTGACAGAGTTACCGGACAATCTGATTGACACCGACAATCTACTAGCCAATAGCTGCATTGTCCGAACCAGTGAACAAGAGGGAAAATTCATTATTACCGGTGGTGGTAACTTACCCACCCGCCCTGGGGATGCTTCCGTTTCACGTTATCCCACGGGAGAGGTACGCACGGTAACGAGTCAGAGTGCCTCTCGTCCTTGGCAAAAGGGTGACCCAATTGTTGAAGCAACGGGGGTGTATCAACTGCCCAATGGAAACCTAGTGATGGGGCGGGAATGTTCTTGA
- a CDS encoding calcium-binding protein has product MGNYIGDNANNYFQAHKEGWWIFKKWKSWTMTGNGGNDTLIGGPKNDTLYGNSGNDNLYGEGGNDYLDGSTGHDYIYGGSGNDTLFGYSGHDNLYGNSGNDNLYGQSGNDYLDGSTGHDYIYGGSGNDTLLGYSGNDYLSGSSGNDSLKGQSGHDTLLGGTGTDTLVGGSGNDILNGYGGTTGEYDILSGDYSSSQPGVQGSYDGADTFVLGNAFGAFYLGSGYATITDFYWSEGDKFQVYGSSSDYSLSFQNWSGSSAKDTLIYYKNDLIGVVEDTTNVVTSADFNFV; this is encoded by the coding sequence ATGGGAAATTACATCGGTGACAATGCTAACAATTACTTTCAAGCCCACAAGGAAGGTTGGTGGATATTCAAGAAATGGAAGTCTTGGACAATGACGGGGAATGGGGGCAATGATACCCTGATTGGCGGTCCGAAGAACGACACTTTATATGGTAATAGCGGCAACGATAACCTCTACGGTGAGGGTGGAAACGACTATCTGGATGGCTCGACTGGCCATGACTATATCTATGGTGGCTCAGGTAACGACACCCTTTTTGGTTACTCTGGACACGATAATTTATATGGTAATAGCGGCAACGATAATCTCTACGGTCAGAGTGGAAACGATTATCTGGATGGCTCGACTGGCCATGACTATATCTATGGTGGCTCAGGTAACGACACCCTTCTAGGTTACTCTGGAAACGATTACTTAAGTGGCAGTTCCGGCAATGACAGCCTCAAGGGTCAATCTGGCCATGATACATTACTTGGAGGAACGGGAACCGATACATTAGTCGGGGGTTCCGGTAATGACATCCTCAATGGTTATGGTGGCACTACAGGAGAATACGATATCCTCAGCGGAGACTACAGTTCATCCCAGCCTGGTGTTCAAGGTTCTTATGATGGAGCAGATACATTTGTTTTGGGGAATGCCTTTGGGGCATTCTATCTAGGCTCGGGCTATGCCACAATTACCGACTTCTACTGGTCTGAGGGAGATAAGTTCCAGGTTTATGGTAGTTCCAGTGACTACTCACTGAGCTTCCAAAACTGGTCTGGCAGCAGTGCCAAGGATACCTTGATTTACTATAAGAACGATCTTATCGGTGTGGTAGAAGACACCACTAATGTCGTGACCTCTGCGGACTTTAACTTCGTTTAA